A single genomic interval of Streptomyces graminofaciens harbors:
- a CDS encoding ABC transporter permease, with protein sequence MTRYALRAASLTAALGLWQLLTSLDVDLWLRFSQFPTVTDVARAFADRLTGPDYWTDLTDSLTRILSGFLLAAVLGVAVGVLVARSRLAEDLLGPVLEVARPIPAIALVPVAILLFPSNEQGIVFITFTAAFFPVLVSTRHAVRALTPVWEEAVRTMGGGRWRVLGSVVLPGALPGIFGGLSVGIGVSWICVISAEMISGQYGVGYRTWQDYTVVNYPGVFVGMATIGVLGWLTSTAVEVLGRRLTHWLPRTSTSYVPPRRPKAGGMPPAATAGTPATDPVRKGTASQTEEARDEHLV encoded by the coding sequence GTGACCCGGTACGCACTGAGGGCGGCCTCGCTGACGGCCGCCCTCGGCCTCTGGCAGCTGCTGACCAGCCTGGACGTCGACCTCTGGCTGCGCTTCTCGCAGTTCCCCACGGTCACCGACGTGGCCCGCGCCTTCGCCGACCGGCTGACCGGCCCCGACTACTGGACCGACCTCACCGACAGCCTCACCCGCATCCTCAGCGGCTTCCTGCTCGCCGCGGTCCTCGGCGTGGCCGTCGGCGTCCTCGTGGCCCGCTCCCGACTCGCCGAGGACCTGCTCGGCCCGGTCCTCGAAGTCGCCCGCCCGATCCCCGCGATCGCCCTGGTCCCCGTGGCCATCCTGCTCTTCCCCTCCAACGAACAGGGCATCGTCTTCATCACCTTCACCGCCGCGTTCTTCCCGGTCCTCGTCTCCACCCGGCACGCCGTCCGCGCGCTGACACCGGTGTGGGAGGAGGCGGTCCGCACGATGGGCGGCGGCCGGTGGCGGGTGCTCGGCTCGGTCGTCCTGCCGGGCGCCCTGCCCGGCATCTTCGGCGGCCTGTCGGTCGGCATCGGCGTCTCCTGGATCTGTGTGATCTCCGCCGAGATGATCTCCGGCCAGTACGGCGTCGGGTACCGCACCTGGCAGGACTACACCGTCGTGAACTACCCGGGCGTCTTCGTCGGCATGGCCACCATCGGCGTCCTCGGCTGGCTCACCTCGACAGCCGTGGAAGTCCTGGGCCGCCGCCTCACCCACTGGCTGCCCCGCACGTCCACGTCGTACGTCCCGCCGCGACGGCCGAAGGCGGGCGGCATGCCACCAGCCGCCACCGCGGGGACGCCCGCCACCGACCCCGTACGCAAGGGAACCGCGTCCCAGACCGAGGAGGCACGCGATGAGCACCTCGTCTGA
- a CDS encoding fumarate reductase/succinate dehydrogenase flavoprotein subunit, translating into MTTPANTPAHTPLQIPALTDAEELTCDVLVIGGGTAGTMAALTAAEHGANVLLLEKAHVRHSGALAMGMDGVNNAVIPGRAEPDDYVAEITRANDGIVDQSTVRQTATRGFAMVQRLESYGVKFEKDEHGEYAVRQVHRSGSYVLPMPEGKDVKKVLYRQLRRREMRERIRIENRVMPVRVLTAQGRAVGAVGFNTRTGAFVTVRAGAVILATGACGRLGLPASGYLYGTYENPTNAGDGYAMAYHAGAELTGIECFQINPLIKDYNGPACAYVANPFGGYQVNRHGERFVDSDYWSGQMMAEFAAEIASDRAPVYLKLSHLPEESISALESILHSTERPTRGTFHSGRGHDYRTHDIEMHISEIGLCGGHSASGVRVDDHARTTVPRLYAAGDLACVPHNYMIGAFVFGDLAGADAAQYTPYEGELPADQLHEAHDLIYRPLRNPDGPPQPQVEYKLRRFVNDYVAPPKSGARLSLALEAFDRMHTDIAAMGARTPHELMRCAEVSFIRDCAEMAARASLARTESRWGLYHDRLDHPHRDDTSWFHHLDLHKSPSGAMEFTARPVAPYLVPLDDFTPVGGPSRHLGEVHPENVATAGSRERAPVASGVGAGVEAGVEAVGGGEGSGAVSGLDWGAGLDSGSDSGSGSDFISGRGPLPLPSPPTPAPSSTRLLELVALAEEQPELATLRPYLTDPAPAVRREAVAVLTETLPTGTGPALAQALRDTAAEVRAAAAASLRELVETLPPEPALRDGLAAALSEPDPVVRAAALDVLRALRLGDAALFAGALTDAEISVRIEAVRALVSVDAAESLARAAGDPSREVRVTVAKALAGVDAGHPARTALHRLTEDPDPLVRGAAFGSLASAPCPAPLSARAVEALDDEAWQVRAGAATALATADPSVAVHALTRSLADPNADVRKAAVLSLTRHTPDENARTALSTATKDPDADVRAYASRAL; encoded by the coding sequence GTGACCACCCCCGCGAACACCCCTGCGCACACGCCTCTGCAGATCCCCGCCCTCACCGACGCCGAGGAGCTGACCTGCGACGTCCTCGTCATCGGCGGCGGCACCGCGGGCACGATGGCCGCGCTGACGGCCGCCGAGCACGGCGCGAACGTCCTCCTCCTGGAGAAGGCCCACGTCCGCCACTCCGGCGCCCTCGCCATGGGCATGGACGGCGTCAACAACGCTGTCATCCCCGGCCGCGCCGAACCCGACGACTACGTCGCCGAGATCACCCGCGCCAACGACGGCATCGTCGACCAGTCCACCGTCCGCCAGACCGCCACCCGCGGCTTCGCGATGGTGCAGCGACTGGAGTCGTACGGGGTGAAGTTCGAGAAGGACGAGCACGGCGAGTACGCGGTCCGCCAGGTCCACCGCTCAGGGTCCTACGTCCTGCCCATGCCCGAGGGCAAGGACGTCAAGAAGGTCCTGTACCGGCAGCTGCGGCGGCGCGAGATGCGGGAGCGGATCCGCATCGAGAACCGGGTGATGCCGGTACGCGTCCTCACGGCGCAGGGCCGCGCTGTGGGGGCGGTCGGCTTCAACACGCGCACCGGCGCGTTCGTGACGGTCCGCGCGGGCGCGGTGATCCTCGCGACCGGCGCGTGCGGCCGCCTCGGCCTGCCCGCCTCCGGCTACCTGTACGGCACCTACGAGAACCCGACCAACGCGGGCGACGGCTACGCCATGGCGTACCACGCGGGCGCCGAACTCACCGGCATCGAGTGCTTCCAGATCAACCCGCTGATCAAGGACTACAACGGCCCGGCCTGCGCCTACGTCGCCAACCCCTTCGGCGGCTACCAGGTCAACCGGCACGGCGAACGCTTCGTCGACTCCGACTACTGGTCCGGCCAGATGATGGCGGAGTTCGCCGCCGAGATCGCCTCCGACCGGGCCCCCGTCTACCTGAAACTCAGCCACCTCCCCGAAGAGTCGATCTCGGCCCTGGAATCGATCCTGCACTCCACGGAACGCCCCACCCGAGGCACGTTCCATTCCGGCCGCGGCCACGACTACCGCACCCACGACATCGAGATGCACATCTCGGAGATCGGCCTGTGCGGCGGCCATTCGGCCTCAGGTGTCCGGGTGGACGACCACGCCCGTACGACCGTCCCCCGCCTGTACGCCGCCGGTGACCTGGCCTGCGTCCCGCACAACTACATGATCGGCGCGTTCGTCTTCGGCGACCTCGCGGGCGCGGACGCGGCCCAGTACACGCCGTACGAGGGCGAACTGCCCGCCGACCAGCTCCACGAAGCCCACGACCTGATCTACCGCCCGCTGCGCAACCCGGACGGCCCCCCGCAGCCCCAGGTCGAATACAAACTGCGCCGCTTCGTCAACGACTACGTCGCCCCACCCAAATCCGGCGCACGACTGTCGCTGGCCCTGGAGGCCTTCGACCGCATGCACACGGACATCGCCGCGATGGGCGCCCGCACCCCGCACGAACTGATGCGCTGCGCCGAGGTCAGCTTCATCCGCGACTGCGCCGAAATGGCAGCCCGCGCCTCCCTGGCCCGCACGGAGTCCCGCTGGGGCCTCTACCACGACCGCCTCGACCACCCCCACCGCGACGACACCTCCTGGTTCCACCACCTCGACCTCCACAAGTCCCCCTCCGGCGCCATGGAGTTCACGGCCCGGCCCGTGGCTCCCTATCTGGTCCCGCTCGACGACTTCACTCCGGTCGGCGGCCCGTCGCGCCACCTCGGCGAAGTACATCCGGAGAACGTGGCGACGGCGGGGTCCCGGGAGCGGGCGCCGGTGGCTTCGGGAGTGGGGGCGGGAGTAGAGGCGGGAGTAGAGGCGGTTGGGGGTGGGGAAGGCTCGGGGGCGGTGTCGGGCTTGGACTGGGGGGCGGGGTTGGACTCGGGGTCGGACTCGGGATCGGGATCGGACTTCATCTCGGGGAGGGGGCCCCTCCCCCTCCCCTCCCCACCCACCCCCGCGCCCTCCTCCACCCGCCTCCTCGAACTCGTTGCCCTCGCCGAGGAGCAGCCCGAACTCGCCACCCTGCGGCCGTACTTGACCGACCCCGCCCCCGCCGTCCGTCGCGAGGCCGTGGCCGTACTGACCGAGACTCTGCCGACCGGCACGGGTCCGGCCCTGGCCCAGGCGCTGCGCGACACCGCCGCCGAGGTCCGCGCCGCGGCGGCCGCGTCACTGCGCGAACTCGTCGAGACGCTGCCACCCGAACCGGCCCTGCGCGACGGCCTGGCCGCCGCCCTGTCCGAGCCCGACCCGGTCGTCCGCGCCGCCGCGCTCGACGTGCTGCGCGCCCTGCGGCTCGGCGACGCCGCACTGTTCGCCGGGGCTTTGACCGACGCGGAGATCTCCGTCCGCATCGAGGCCGTGCGCGCGCTCGTCTCGGTCGACGCGGCGGAGTCGCTGGCCCGGGCAGCGGGCGACCCGTCCCGTGAGGTGCGGGTCACCGTGGCCAAGGCGCTGGCCGGCGTCGACGCGGGCCACCCGGCGCGGACCGCCCTGCACCGGCTCACCGAGGACCCGGATCCCCTGGTGCGCGGCGCCGCCTTCGGCTCGCTGGCTTCCGCCCCCTGCCCGGCTCCGCTGAGCGCCCGGGCCGTCGAGGCCCTGGACGACGAGGCCTGGCAGGTCCGTGCCGGCGCGGCCACCGCCCTCGCCACGGCGGATCCGTCCGTGGCGGTCCACGCCCTGACCAGGTCCCTCGCCGACCCAAACGCCGACGTCCGCAAGGCAGCGGTCCTGTCCCTCACACGGCACACGCCCGACGAGAACGCCCGCACGGCCCTCAGCACAGCCACCAAGGACCCGGACGCCGACGTGAGGGCGTACGCGTCACGCGCTCTGTGA
- a CDS encoding NUDIX domain-containing protein, with product MDQRDEPARPDGEGQRDEPALPGREGQRDAVVAVLRRGDRVLVIERGPEARRSGYWAPLSGKVEPGESQAEALVREVREEVGLKVSPLAKVWESETDDRRFRLHWWTADVAEGEVVAQPGEVSDARWVTVGQFLELEPTFAEDRQFFERVLPEI from the coding sequence ATGGACCAGCGGGACGAGCCGGCGCGGCCGGACGGGGAGGGACAGCGGGACGAGCCGGCGCTGCCGGGCCGGGAGGGGCAGCGGGACGCCGTCGTGGCCGTGCTGCGCCGGGGCGATCGGGTGCTCGTCATCGAGCGCGGCCCGGAGGCCAGGCGGTCGGGCTACTGGGCACCGCTCAGCGGAAAGGTCGAGCCGGGCGAGAGTCAGGCGGAGGCCTTGGTCCGGGAGGTTCGAGAAGAGGTCGGACTGAAGGTGTCCCCGCTGGCCAAGGTATGGGAGTCGGAGACGGACGACCGGCGGTTCCGGCTGCACTGGTGGACCGCGGACGTGGCGGAGGGAGAGGTCGTGGCGCAGCCCGGCGAGGTGAGCGACGCGCGGTGGGTGACGGTGGGGCAATTCCTGGAACTGGAACCGACCTTCGCCGAGGACCGGCAGTTCTTCGAGCGGGTGCTTCCGGAAATATGA
- a CDS encoding ABC transporter ATP-binding protein gives MSTSSEISTATAAEAPPTARGTRLTLTDAGLGRPGAPVLSGVDLDVVPGEILTVVGSSGCGKSTLLRTLAGLLPLLTGEITQDGRPLTGPSAERALVFQEDALLPWRTLRANVELPLAIAGTPRAARRTQAESWLARVGLADQARQLPHHVSGGQRQRAQLARALAGRPRAVLMDEPFGALDAQTRAGMQDLLVEVLHGTGATVVFVTHDVDEALYLGDRVALLGAGRLTAVRDIPRPRDRTAHDDPARAALRREVLTSLGT, from the coding sequence ATGAGCACCTCGTCTGAGATCTCCACCGCCACGGCGGCCGAGGCGCCGCCGACCGCACGCGGCACCCGCCTCACCCTCACCGACGCGGGGCTCGGCCGCCCCGGCGCGCCCGTCCTGTCCGGCGTCGACCTGGACGTCGTACCCGGCGAGATCCTCACCGTCGTCGGCTCCTCCGGCTGCGGCAAGTCCACGCTGCTGCGCACCCTGGCCGGCCTGCTGCCCCTGCTCACCGGGGAGATCACCCAGGACGGCCGCCCACTGACCGGCCCCAGCGCCGAACGCGCCCTCGTCTTCCAGGAGGACGCCCTCCTCCCGTGGCGCACCCTGCGCGCGAACGTCGAACTGCCGCTCGCCATCGCCGGAACACCACGCGCCGCACGCCGTACCCAGGCCGAGTCATGGCTGGCCAGAGTCGGACTCGCCGACCAGGCCCGGCAGCTGCCGCACCACGTCTCCGGCGGACAACGCCAGCGCGCACAGCTGGCCCGCGCCCTCGCCGGGCGCCCGCGCGCCGTCCTGATGGACGAGCCGTTCGGCGCGCTCGACGCCCAGACCCGGGCCGGCATGCAGGACCTGCTGGTCGAGGTACTGCACGGCACGGGCGCGACCGTCGTCTTCGTCACCCATGACGTGGACGAGGCCCTGTACCTCGGCGACCGCGTGGCGCTCCTCGGCGCGGGCCGCCTCACCGCCGTACGCGACATACCGCGCCCCCGCGACCGCACGGCGCACGACGACCCGGCGCGCGCGGCCCTGCGCCGCGAAGTCCTCACCTCGCTCGGTACCTGA
- a CDS encoding ABC transporter substrate-binding protein, which yields MKRTALAVSTTLLLLPLSACGGSAEAGDGSTITVHVGYQSKTINTVTAGTLLRSLGYFEKQLDALHDGHTYKVDWQDYATGAPITAQMTAGKIDIGSMGDFPLLINAARGKQLGKPTHLISVTGYNLRGGLNTIVTAPDSKLASLKDLKGKKVSTSIGSAADGTLVRALQRIGLDANKDIEKLNQQPAVGASALASGSTDALSQFVAWPGLLAYQGKAKALYDGAQLNLPTFHGVTVREDFAKRSPAVVDAFLKAQAQATDYLDEHPVAAAEKVADATQLPAEVVYLYNGAHGISTFDPAVKPQLVSALKKDVPILKAAKLTGDVDVDSFVDDSYVKKALGQDYAERLSSTPPPAASEVWPKDATETRPFKTPAELLAYVAQHKDGIRAAYVPDATTGTLWFADRAVWVADGENLLPFVAPATAKAYIAEHTGARVITYADALKQAS from the coding sequence ATGAAGCGCACCGCACTTGCCGTCTCCACCACCCTTCTCCTCCTCCCGCTGAGCGCCTGCGGCGGCAGCGCCGAGGCAGGCGACGGCTCCACGATCACCGTCCACGTCGGCTACCAGTCCAAGACCATCAACACGGTCACCGCCGGAACCCTGCTCCGCTCCCTCGGCTACTTCGAGAAGCAGCTCGACGCCCTCCACGACGGCCACACCTACAAGGTCGACTGGCAGGACTACGCCACCGGCGCCCCCATCACCGCCCAGATGACCGCCGGAAAGATCGACATCGGCTCGATGGGCGACTTCCCACTGCTGATCAACGCGGCCCGCGGCAAGCAGCTGGGCAAGCCAACGCACCTGATCTCGGTCACCGGCTACAACCTCCGCGGCGGCCTCAACACCATCGTCACCGCACCGGACTCGAAGCTCGCCTCCCTGAAAGACCTGAAGGGCAAGAAGGTCTCCACGAGCATCGGCTCGGCGGCCGACGGCACCCTCGTACGAGCCCTGCAACGCATCGGCCTGGACGCGAACAAGGACATCGAGAAGCTCAACCAGCAGCCGGCCGTCGGCGCCTCGGCCCTCGCCTCCGGCAGCACGGACGCGCTCTCGCAGTTCGTCGCCTGGCCCGGCCTGCTCGCCTACCAGGGCAAGGCGAAGGCCCTGTACGACGGCGCGCAGCTGAACCTGCCGACCTTCCACGGCGTCACCGTGCGCGAGGACTTCGCGAAGCGGAGCCCCGCCGTCGTCGACGCCTTCCTCAAGGCCCAGGCGCAGGCCACCGACTACCTCGACGAACACCCCGTGGCCGCCGCCGAGAAGGTCGCCGACGCCACCCAGCTCCCCGCCGAGGTGGTCTACCTCTACAACGGCGCCCACGGCATCTCCACCTTCGACCCGGCCGTCAAACCGCAGCTCGTCTCCGCCCTGAAGAAGGACGTACCGATCCTCAAGGCGGCGAAGCTGACCGGCGACGTCGACGTGGACTCCTTCGTCGACGACAGCTACGTCAAGAAGGCACTGGGCCAGGACTACGCCGAGCGCCTCTCCTCGACCCCGCCGCCGGCCGCGAGCGAGGTCTGGCCGAAGGACGCCACCGAGACCCGCCCCTTCAAGACGCCCGCCGAACTGCTGGCCTACGTCGCACAGCACAAGGACGGCATCCGCGCCGCCTACGTACCCGACGCCACCACCGGCACCCTGTGGTTCGCCGACCGGGCGGTGTGGGTCGCGGACGGCGAGAACCTGCTCCCCTTCGTGGCCCCCGCGACAGCGAAGGCGTACATCGCGGAGCACACCGGCGCCCGCGTCATCACCTACGCCGACGCGCTGAAGCAGGCGTCGTGA